In Paenibacillus sp. BIC5C1, a genomic segment contains:
- a CDS encoding ABC transporter permease, whose product MVLPAAIMVFIFSYIPMSGILMAFQDYKPALGFFDSEWVGLKHFRYMWENDYFLQITWNTLFFACSKIIMNLIIPFVFALLLNEVRKMALKRTIQTLVYLPHFLSWVTLSGILIDILAQTGIVNQFLVSVFGIKPIFFLGDGSWFRFTIIASDVWKEFGFNTIIFLAALSGINPALYEAAEVDGAGRWKQTMYITIPALIPIGIVIATLALGNVLNANFDQIFNLYSPLIYQQGDIIDTFVYREGLLSGQFSFATAVNLFKSVISLILIVISYRLAYRFAGYRIF is encoded by the coding sequence ATGGTGTTGCCGGCGGCCATTATGGTCTTTATTTTTTCATACATTCCGATGTCCGGGATTTTGATGGCATTTCAAGACTATAAACCAGCACTGGGTTTTTTCGATTCCGAATGGGTCGGACTGAAGCATTTCAGATACATGTGGGAAAATGATTATTTCCTGCAAATTACGTGGAATACGCTGTTTTTTGCTTGTTCCAAGATCATTATGAACCTCATTATTCCGTTTGTCTTCGCCTTATTGCTTAACGAGGTACGGAAGATGGCGCTGAAAAGAACGATTCAAACGCTCGTATATTTGCCGCACTTTTTGTCGTGGGTTACACTGTCAGGCATTCTGATCGACATTCTGGCCCAGACGGGTATTGTCAATCAGTTCCTGGTCTCCGTATTCGGCATTAAGCCAATCTTCTTCCTGGGGGATGGCAGCTGGTTCCGGTTCACGATTATTGCGAGTGATGTCTGGAAAGAGTTTGGCTTCAACACGATCATCTTCCTCGCGGCACTGTCCGGCATTAACCCTGCACTCTATGAAGCGGCTGAAGTGGATGGGGCAGGACGCTGGAAGCAAACAATGTATATTACCATCCCGGCACTTATTCCTATTGGGATCGTAATCGCAACCCTGGCACTGGGTAATGTGCTTAACGCCAACTTTGACCAGATCTTTAACTTATATAGTCCATTGATTTATCAGCAAGGGGATATTATTGATACGTTTGTGTATAGAGAAGGTCTGCTAAGTGGGCAGTTCAGTTTCGCTACCGCCGTGAATCTGTTCAAATCGGTCATTAGTCTGATCCTGATTGTGATCTCCTATCGACTGGCTTACCGATTCGCCGGATACCGAATTTTCTAG
- a CDS encoding ABC transporter substrate-binding protein: protein MIKFKTWWSLLMVIALITITACGSGDTASDNGTKDDTPATVGSAEAEAAFAKGKYDPPIEFSSVLMPKKYVQGDTKENNVHDRWMLETLGMKHKDTWYPANDDQYRQKLQLAIASGEKLPDFVSVPTNAVLTNQLIDSGQFIAIDELFDKYASQTLKDHAAAHPELWYPFTKDGKKYNMPIMEYTDNDDTLLWLREDWMEKLNLEAPKTIADLENIMDKFKNENPDGLSPDKVFPLAISLKNNTNTWMGGLDWLFGAYGTIEEQWNKDANGNLEYGSVNPGAKQALAKLAEWMNKGYIHTDSALWDEGKSAESWTAGKAGILPGANWVPDWPAPDLLKNVPGSKYKAYPVPAGPDGKIGTKWQNSGVNASIMINKDAKHPEAIFLYYNYLLDNLANPTAGSEYEYGFAKGYDWDIVDGQPTSDKEKIKDFSNEFPFLTGPARIPDLYMKTLVKLANGEKPETPYEKQMAEFRKPENWYAGKVVMSQIDIRKQNYFTGAATPTMVSKWNLLRQSEMETFNKIIYGQLPVDAFDQFVANWKSNGGDQITQEVNDWFKSVSAK, encoded by the coding sequence ATGATCAAATTCAAAACATGGTGGTCACTGCTCATGGTTATCGCGCTCATCACGATCACTGCGTGCGGCAGTGGCGATACAGCCAGTGACAATGGTACCAAAGATGATACACCGGCGACCGTCGGTTCAGCTGAAGCAGAAGCTGCTTTTGCCAAAGGAAAATACGACCCACCCATCGAATTCAGTTCGGTATTGATGCCGAAGAAATACGTGCAAGGGGATACCAAAGAAAATAACGTTCACGATCGCTGGATGCTGGAAACGCTGGGTATGAAGCATAAAGATACCTGGTATCCGGCCAATGACGATCAATACAGACAAAAGCTGCAACTGGCTATCGCCTCTGGCGAGAAGCTGCCTGATTTCGTGTCCGTACCGACCAATGCGGTATTGACCAATCAACTGATCGACTCCGGTCAATTCATCGCCATTGATGAGTTGTTCGACAAGTACGCGAGTCAGACCCTGAAAGATCACGCAGCAGCACATCCTGAACTGTGGTATCCGTTCACCAAGGACGGCAAGAAATACAACATGCCGATCATGGAGTACACCGATAACGACGATACGCTGCTCTGGCTCCGCGAGGACTGGATGGAGAAGCTGAACCTGGAAGCTCCGAAAACCATCGCAGACCTTGAGAATATCATGGACAAATTCAAAAACGAGAACCCGGACGGTCTGTCTCCAGACAAAGTATTCCCGCTGGCCATCTCGCTGAAAAATAACACCAACACCTGGATGGGCGGGCTCGACTGGTTGTTCGGTGCATACGGCACAATCGAGGAGCAATGGAACAAAGACGCAAACGGCAATCTGGAGTACGGCTCCGTTAACCCGGGTGCGAAACAAGCCCTTGCCAAGCTGGCTGAATGGATGAACAAAGGTTATATCCATACCGACTCCGCCCTGTGGGATGAAGGTAAATCCGCTGAGAGCTGGACCGCTGGCAAAGCGGGCATTCTGCCTGGCGCAAACTGGGTACCCGACTGGCCGGCACCTGACCTGCTGAAGAACGTACCTGGCTCAAAATATAAAGCTTACCCTGTTCCGGCTGGCCCAGACGGCAAGATCGGTACGAAGTGGCAGAACTCTGGTGTCAACGCAAGTATCATGATTAACAAGGATGCGAAGCATCCAGAAGCCATCTTCCTGTACTACAACTACCTGCTCGATAACCTGGCTAACCCGACTGCGGGCAGTGAGTATGAATACGGCTTCGCCAAAGGTTACGACTGGGATATCGTAGACGGACAACCGACCAGTGACAAAGAGAAGATCAAAGACTTTTCCAACGAGTTCCCGTTCCTGACCGGTCCAGCACGTATCCCAGATCTGTACATGAAAACACTCGTGAAGCTGGCCAACGGCGAGAAGCCTGAAACACCGTACGAGAAACAAATGGCCGAATTCCGTAAACCAGAAAACTGGTATGCAGGTAAAGTCGTGATGTCCCAGATCGACATCCGTAAACAAAACTATTTCACTGGCGCAGCCACACCAACCATGGTATCCAAATGGAACCTGCTCCGCCAGTCCGAGATGGAAACCTTCAACAAAATCATCTACGGCCAACTGCCGGTTGATGCCTTTGACCAATTCGTCGCCAACTGGAAGTCCAACGGCGGAGATCAGATCACGCAAGAAGTGAATGATTGGTTTAAGTCGGTAAGCGCGAAGTAA
- a CDS encoding aspartyl-phosphate phosphatase Spo0E family protein, giving the protein MSRLFDLLEEERRKLNQLGEASLKQAIPLSENPEVQEQSRKVDKLLARVSEMKARHSRVLR; this is encoded by the coding sequence ATGAGCCGGTTGTTTGACTTGTTGGAAGAGGAACGGCGCAAGCTTAATCAGCTTGGAGAGGCATCCTTGAAGCAAGCGATTCCGTTATCTGAGAATCCTGAAGTGCAGGAACAGAGCCGCAAGGTTGATAAACTGTTGGCTCGAGTTAGTGAAATGAAGGCGAGACATAGTCGAGTTTTACGATGA
- a CDS encoding response regulator transcription factor has product MQMIIVDDEAHWVDNLSMTKPWHTLGIEQVHKAYSAHEALQLIDTHPIDIVISDIQMPEMTGIELIERIRVRDKKIKCILLSGHSEFDYAKKAIQFEAVDYLLKPPTDDELMGAVQKAIDQLNTEWELVSSLKRTQFTLRENLPHLRGRLLLEALQGHRIASSEWARKLANYDLPFHAGDCALMLVRMEEEFGQYDNNDQTLLEYAVINMAEEIMGEFMEVWGVKEEHGYLVFLLQLKVNDTDIGKETILEKLSVQLQSKVKQFLKGSLSIVITEWFAFPDQLYDRFRQASAYFRQIVGDEREFVMRVSDVETPSAQGPLDVLYTPPTFIHLLESGQWDAAEEKILAVCAELDEKWSESWEHCMEAGFLITASFTNLAHRNKLTLANLMGDDIEWLQSGEAFTTISKLRKWALSVLGKLKEGTSNEIKDIRSEYVKKIQDFTDKNLHLDVSLRVLADHVNLHPTHLSKIYKIETGEGISDYISRLRMDRACHKLVTTTKKVYEISMEIGYMDPAYFIKVFKRQFGVTPQEYRDQH; this is encoded by the coding sequence ATGCAAATGATCATCGTAGACGATGAAGCACATTGGGTAGATAACCTGTCCATGACCAAGCCGTGGCATACGCTGGGGATCGAACAGGTGCATAAAGCATATTCGGCACACGAAGCACTTCAACTGATCGATACCCACCCTATTGATATTGTGATCTCGGACATTCAGATGCCTGAAATGACAGGCATTGAGCTGATCGAACGGATCAGAGTCCGTGACAAAAAAATAAAGTGTATTCTTTTATCCGGACATTCTGAATTCGATTACGCCAAAAAAGCCATCCAGTTCGAAGCCGTCGATTACTTGCTGAAGCCACCGACGGATGATGAATTAATGGGTGCCGTTCAGAAAGCTATCGATCAATTAAATACCGAATGGGAACTCGTCAGCTCACTAAAACGAACTCAGTTTACCCTGCGGGAGAACCTACCGCATTTGCGGGGTCGACTGCTGCTTGAGGCTTTACAGGGACATCGAATTGCCTCCAGCGAATGGGCACGGAAACTTGCCAATTACGATCTGCCCTTCCACGCCGGGGATTGTGCATTAATGCTTGTACGTATGGAAGAAGAATTCGGACAATATGACAACAACGATCAAACCTTGCTCGAATATGCGGTTATCAATATGGCGGAAGAGATTATGGGTGAGTTTATGGAAGTGTGGGGCGTGAAGGAGGAGCATGGGTATCTGGTGTTTTTGCTTCAACTGAAAGTGAACGATACCGATATTGGCAAAGAAACCATACTGGAGAAGCTTTCCGTACAGCTTCAGTCCAAAGTTAAGCAGTTTCTGAAGGGGTCCCTCTCCATCGTCATCACCGAGTGGTTCGCGTTTCCCGATCAGTTATATGATCGTTTTCGGCAAGCCTCCGCTTATTTCCGGCAAATTGTCGGCGACGAGCGTGAATTCGTCATGCGGGTCAGCGATGTGGAAACTCCCTCGGCACAAGGCCCGCTGGATGTCCTGTATACCCCACCCACGTTCATTCACCTGTTAGAGAGTGGTCAATGGGATGCGGCAGAGGAAAAAATACTAGCCGTCTGTGCAGAACTGGATGAGAAGTGGTCGGAATCGTGGGAGCATTGTATGGAGGCTGGTTTTTTAATTACGGCTTCGTTCACTAATCTCGCACACCGTAACAAGCTTACATTGGCCAATCTAATGGGTGACGATATCGAGTGGTTGCAGAGTGGAGAAGCCTTTACCACCATCAGTAAACTGCGCAAATGGGCGCTTAGTGTGCTTGGAAAACTCAAGGAAGGCACGTCCAACGAAATCAAGGACATCCGTTCCGAGTATGTGAAGAAGATTCAGGATTTTACGGATAAAAACCTGCATCTGGATGTTTCTTTGCGTGTACTGGCGGACCATGTCAATCTGCACCCGACCCACCTGTCCAAAATCTATAAGATCGAAACGGGTGAAGGCATTAGTGATTATATCTCGCGCCTGCGCATGGATCGGGCCTGTCACAAGCTCGTCACGACCACCAAAAAAGTATATGAAATCAGCATGGAGATTGGTTATATGGACCCGGCTTATTTTATCAAAGTGTTCAAGCGTCAATTCGGTGTCACACCGCAGGAGTACAGAGACCAACATTAA
- a CDS encoding helix-turn-helix domain-containing protein produces MPLQEQTSGWSDTAIKMLAGYSGTLQTGGVLSETDLSSNVLLLACGGEGELAMNGEGCHIGASFACHVVEGASFTLTARSEDIHYIVIMYKASSMEGASLVVPSYRKHPLRRSFVQNSVVHAEWIENAEKIVAKWRRGEGLERFYANSLLQGMIYELIMEYEHGQGGPESDMVDVVASYITSHYRQNLELKELAALAGCSVRQLQRRFKQEKQLGPMEYVIQLRMESASRMLRHTDASIGEIADKMGYQDMYYFSRAFKKYYGVPPLHYRLASASRTDADYANALLQNRTASSYESAQGSVICHMRGEYTVTESPQRIAVLDVQYADHLLALGLSPAGSVGVGSTVLTFPPSLRAGLQDTELLGTYEYPDLPRVERIAPDLIICTEVHDQHYERLSGIAPVLMFKRNESWQTILSLFGELTGKRAEAKQIIANYHRRTALLSEELASVLAGKSVALIRPLESLVRVHSAAHRTGAVLYRDLGLPVPLFVADTFDTAYHISVERLPAVQASHYFLLSNELMQNGISATEQRVWGMLDSGERQHIHSVDAATWIGCYGPMGINGIVDQIEQALLA; encoded by the coding sequence ATGCCGCTGCAAGAACAGACAAGTGGTTGGAGTGATACGGCGATCAAGATGCTTGCCGGGTATAGCGGTACTTTGCAGACAGGCGGCGTTCTAAGCGAAACGGATTTAAGTTCAAATGTCTTGCTGCTGGCATGCGGAGGGGAAGGGGAGCTTGCAATGAATGGCGAGGGTTGCCACATTGGGGCTTCTTTTGCCTGTCATGTGGTGGAGGGGGCATCCTTCACGCTGACGGCCAGATCAGAGGACATTCATTATATTGTGATCATGTACAAGGCTTCTTCCATGGAGGGAGCCTCTCTTGTTGTGCCTTCGTATCGTAAACACCCGCTGCGCAGGTCATTTGTGCAAAACTCCGTAGTCCATGCCGAATGGATCGAAAACGCGGAAAAAATTGTGGCCAAATGGCGCCGCGGCGAAGGGCTGGAACGTTTCTATGCCAATTCGCTGCTCCAGGGGATGATCTACGAGCTGATCATGGAGTACGAACATGGTCAAGGGGGACCGGAGTCCGACATGGTGGATGTGGTCGCTTCCTATATAACTTCGCATTATCGCCAGAATCTGGAGCTAAAAGAGCTGGCGGCCCTTGCGGGATGCAGCGTAAGGCAGTTACAGCGCCGATTCAAACAAGAGAAGCAGCTCGGCCCGATGGAGTACGTCATTCAGCTGCGGATGGAAAGTGCCTCGCGCATGCTGCGTCATACGGATGCTTCCATCGGTGAAATTGCGGACAAAATGGGCTATCAGGACATGTATTATTTCAGCAGAGCGTTTAAAAAATATTATGGCGTCCCCCCGTTGCATTACCGACTTGCCTCCGCTTCAAGAACAGATGCAGACTATGCCAATGCTTTGCTGCAAAACCGCACAGCTTCATCATATGAATCTGCCCAAGGCTCAGTCATCTGCCATATGCGAGGGGAGTATACCGTCACCGAATCACCACAACGTATTGCTGTCCTCGATGTGCAATACGCCGATCACCTGCTTGCACTCGGGTTGTCTCCAGCAGGAAGTGTCGGAGTGGGAAGTACCGTGTTAACGTTTCCTCCATCACTTCGGGCAGGACTCCAGGATACCGAATTACTTGGAACGTATGAATACCCCGATCTGCCTAGAGTGGAGCGAATAGCTCCGGATCTGATTATCTGCACCGAGGTGCATGATCAGCATTATGAACGGTTAAGCGGAATCGCTCCAGTGCTCATGTTCAAGCGCAACGAAAGCTGGCAGACGATCCTGAGCCTGTTCGGTGAACTGACAGGTAAGCGAGCAGAGGCCAAGCAAATTATTGCGAATTATCACCGACGAACAGCTTTGCTGTCCGAAGAACTGGCTTCGGTACTGGCAGGCAAAAGTGTGGCCCTGATCCGTCCATTGGAATCTCTCGTGCGCGTGCACTCTGCTGCTCATCGTACAGGTGCTGTGCTGTACCGTGATCTGGGTCTGCCCGTTCCATTATTTGTAGCAGACACCTTCGACACGGCCTATCACATCTCGGTGGAGAGACTACCAGCTGTACAAGCCAGCCACTACTTTTTGCTCAGTAATGAACTGATGCAAAATGGCATCTCTGCTACAGAGCAGCGTGTTTGGGGGATGCTGGATTCGGGTGAGCGTCAGCACATACACTCGGTAGATGCTGCGACATGGATCGGTTGTTATGGGCCGATGGGGATTAACGGGATTGTGGATCAGATTGAACAGGCGTTGTTGGCTTGA
- a CDS encoding chloramphenicol phosphotransferase CPT family protein encodes MERGLIIFLNGTSSSGKTSIAMEMKNQGEIPFHHLSVDQFAQNYDQFIDNTYPDMKPTRELEPYVMTDILFDPINSLYCATIKLFSEMGLNVIVDTVISNDKLFNGFYDLLSDYPILFVGVHCSKEELTRREQSRGDRAIGLAQSQFDYIYAYDEYDLEVNTEELSSAACAEKILSYINSSQEYSAFKKLSRREVENV; translated from the coding sequence ATGGAACGAGGACTCATTATATTTTTGAACGGAACGTCAAGTTCGGGAAAGACAAGCATCGCGATGGAAATGAAAAATCAGGGAGAGATTCCATTTCATCATCTGTCTGTAGATCAATTTGCCCAAAATTATGATCAGTTTATCGACAATACATACCCAGATATGAAACCAACAAGAGAATTGGAACCCTATGTGATGACAGATATCCTGTTCGACCCCATCAATTCGTTGTACTGTGCAACCATTAAACTGTTTTCGGAAATGGGTTTGAATGTCATCGTGGATACGGTCATCAGCAATGATAAGTTGTTTAACGGTTTTTATGATTTGCTTTCGGATTATCCGATATTGTTTGTAGGTGTACACTGTTCGAAAGAAGAACTCACCAGAAGAGAGCAGAGCAGAGGAGATCGCGCAATTGGACTTGCCCAATCCCAGTTCGACTACATATACGCCTATGATGAGTATGATCTGGAAGTGAACACGGAAGAGCTTAGCTCAGCTGCATGTGCGGAAAAGATATTAAGTTATATAAATTCTAGTCAGGAATACTCGGCATTTAAGAAATTAAGTAGAAGAGAGGTTGAAAATGTCTGA
- a CDS encoding sensor histidine kinase, giving the protein MNTWKRFISFGRMSRSRFSLFAKINCLIVVLFIPIIIMYTYSNNVTYDVVSKELQVSNTKQLTFLSSQIDSRINQMMDFSLILSRDPNVRAFNGLNIWNDRYDKMQTRYVIQEKLMLQSGVTDIWPTRYAVHSQQNQDVIANYNRTNGYDEDYLKRNMSGQWTYGDGAESKEDMRSFYWFFTDSLAQPGMLTGSNLVIEASFSYENIQNMLDTYKAGGQGDPFFYHKGNSPILNRSADKQLSEELIRYLDEHSPEDTTQDVVKLNGKKYLVSSVKSSYLDWHLVDVVPLYQILQPISLSRNLFYLFMILLFVVGISASILLYRNIQYPIKKLIQGLRRVQRGDYSVRLHSKDQNEFSFLFHRFNDMSHQIQDLIENVFQEKIRAKEATLKQLQAQINPHFLYNCLGYIINMAQMKDEQAVVSMAHNLSAYYRYTTRVERETSSLKEEINLLVNYLDIQKLRNGRIEYHIDIPEDMLAQSVPRLMLQPIVENSVIHGVSKSYSSGEIRITGEISDGFCKIYIDDDGPGLSPDQLEALNLKMQQPLQEEMGCGLWNTNQRIMHLFGNQSYLLFGPSPLGGFRTEMVWEIPKEDTDFNKGNTDNN; this is encoded by the coding sequence ATGAATACATGGAAGCGCTTTATATCATTTGGAAGAATGTCCAGATCCCGGTTTAGTCTGTTTGCCAAAATAAACTGTTTAATTGTGGTCCTCTTCATCCCCATTATTATCATGTATACCTACTCGAACAACGTCACTTATGATGTTGTAAGCAAAGAGCTACAGGTCTCCAATACGAAGCAGCTCACGTTTCTGTCCAGTCAGATCGATTCCCGTATTAACCAGATGATGGACTTCAGTCTTATTCTCTCAAGAGATCCCAATGTCAGAGCATTTAATGGCTTGAACATATGGAATGATCGTTATGACAAGATGCAGACCCGATATGTTATTCAGGAAAAGCTGATGCTTCAATCCGGTGTTACCGATATATGGCCTACTCGATACGCTGTGCATTCACAACAGAATCAAGATGTCATTGCCAACTATAATAGAACAAACGGGTATGATGAGGATTACCTAAAAAGAAATATGAGCGGACAATGGACTTACGGTGATGGTGCCGAGTCCAAAGAAGATATGAGATCCTTTTACTGGTTCTTTACGGATTCCTTGGCCCAGCCGGGCATGTTGACGGGAAGCAATCTGGTGATTGAAGCCAGCTTCAGTTATGAGAATATTCAGAACATGCTGGATACGTATAAGGCAGGTGGACAAGGTGATCCTTTCTTTTATCACAAAGGAAATTCGCCCATTCTGAATCGCAGTGCAGACAAACAGCTATCCGAGGAACTCATTCGTTATCTGGATGAACACTCGCCAGAGGATACCACACAGGATGTCGTCAAGCTGAACGGGAAAAAGTATCTCGTTAGCTCGGTGAAATCCTCCTATCTGGATTGGCATTTGGTCGATGTGGTTCCACTCTATCAGATTCTGCAGCCGATCTCGCTCAGTCGGAACTTGTTCTATCTCTTTATGATTCTGCTGTTTGTGGTAGGCATTTCCGCCTCCATTCTGTTATATCGAAACATCCAATATCCGATCAAAAAGCTGATCCAGGGCTTACGGCGCGTGCAGCGCGGAGATTATTCCGTACGTCTGCATAGCAAGGATCAGAATGAATTCTCGTTTTTGTTCCATCGATTCAATGATATGTCACATCAGATTCAAGACCTGATCGAGAACGTGTTCCAGGAAAAGATCAGGGCCAAGGAAGCTACGCTGAAGCAGCTACAGGCGCAGATCAATCCTCATTTTCTATATAACTGTCTTGGCTATATCATCAACATGGCCCAGATGAAGGACGAGCAAGCCGTCGTGTCCATGGCGCATAACCTAAGTGCCTACTATCGTTATACGACACGAGTGGAGCGAGAGACATCTTCTCTAAAAGAAGAAATCAATCTGCTCGTCAACTATTTGGATATCCAGAAGCTGCGTAATGGCAGAATTGAATACCACATCGACATCCCTGAGGATATGCTTGCACAGTCCGTACCACGATTAATGCTGCAACCGATTGTGGAGAATTCCGTCATTCACGGTGTATCGAAGTCATATTCATCCGGGGAAATTCGGATTACAGGTGAGATCTCAGACGGGTTCTGTAAAATTTACATCGATGACGATGGCCCCGGCTTGAGCCCAGATCAGTTGGAAGCGTTGAATCTGAAAATGCAGCAGCCGCTGCAGGAGGAAATGGGCTGTGGCCTATGGAACACGAATCAGAGGATCATGCACCTATTCGGCAATCAGTCCTACCTTCTATTCGGCCCCTCCCCTCTCGGCGGATTCCGAACCGAAATGGTCTGGGAGATCCCCAAAGAGGATACTGATTTTAATAAAGGAAATACCGATAATAACTGA
- a CDS encoding iron-siderophore ABC transporter substrate-binding protein, with amino-acid sequence MNQGTNGQAAGSKAYAAHKSRLFMGLMLALILVLTACGAGTGTDSGKQSAATPEETSANAEKQTDGAFPVTIKGMKGDITLNEKPQKIAVLDVKFLDQMLAIGEKPAGSVIAGGNTDFPEYLGDQPSDVQVLGTRDEPNLEAIVALDPDLIIMTDFQEKQYESVSKIAPTLVLDFYEDWHDTLASVAKITDKQDEAEKVRTAYEDKIAGLKTKLSEKLGDETVAIIRPRKEGIRVHGIEHRIGGIMYNDLGLKMPAMVQEINEDGSVEISMEKVPDIGADRYFVLSDELFAAEAEAMLTNPVWKSLDAVKNNLTYDVNSTLWIAYYGPLAINLIVDQAAEALLESN; translated from the coding sequence ATGAATCAAGGAACAAACGGGCAAGCGGCTGGAAGCAAAGCCTATGCTGCCCACAAATCACGATTATTCATGGGCTTGATGTTGGCCCTTATTCTTGTCCTGACGGCTTGCGGTGCAGGAACAGGTACAGATAGCGGCAAGCAGTCTGCGGCAACGCCAGAAGAGACATCTGCGAATGCGGAAAAGCAGACGGACGGAGCTTTTCCTGTAACAATCAAGGGTATGAAGGGTGACATCACTCTAAACGAAAAACCACAGAAAATTGCGGTGCTGGATGTTAAGTTTTTGGATCAAATGTTAGCCATTGGAGAGAAGCCGGCAGGCAGTGTTATTGCTGGAGGCAACACCGATTTTCCAGAATACTTAGGTGATCAGCCGAGTGACGTACAGGTTCTGGGTACACGCGATGAGCCTAATCTGGAAGCAATTGTAGCGTTGGACCCGGATCTGATTATCATGACCGACTTCCAGGAGAAACAGTATGAGAGTGTAAGCAAAATTGCACCTACCCTAGTACTCGATTTCTACGAAGACTGGCATGATACATTAGCTTCAGTGGCTAAGATTACAGACAAGCAGGACGAGGCAGAGAAAGTGCGCACAGCGTATGAAGACAAAATTGCCGGGCTGAAGACAAAATTGTCAGAGAAGCTGGGCGATGAAACGGTTGCGATCATTCGTCCACGAAAAGAAGGAATTCGTGTTCACGGTATTGAGCACCGCATTGGCGGTATTATGTACAATGACTTGGGGCTGAAGATGCCCGCTATGGTACAGGAGATTAATGAAGATGGTTCCGTAGAAATCTCGATGGAAAAAGTTCCTGACATTGGGGCAGATCGTTATTTTGTACTGTCGGATGAGCTATTTGCGGCAGAAGCAGAGGCTATGTTGACTAATCCAGTGTGGAAATCCCTCGATGCTGTGAAAAATAACCTTACGTATGACGTAAACTCAACACTTTGGATCGCTTATTATGGACCGCTTGCGATTAATCTGATTGTAGATCAAGCAGCGGAAGCCCTGCTCGAATCGAACTAA
- a CDS encoding (2Fe-2S)-binding protein: protein MNPYLLTDLWKETVEDHSILLGEPPEHSVRTIALSELHDEEACREYIRWFQDYIDAPDMKVAASMLAKRLGYLWTTPLVTAMTFHHQHVTFQLENSFLYHPKLEEHEEGTRFPFLAVNGLQAEALTGDRALWREKVAQEMFAVQLTPLLKTLTAVAPLSMSILWENIMVRIGPLYIPDEDEIERGRKHVQADFSYLTQVASGQVFGVRKNPLTRFTECKDNGYVAKSERITCCFYYQMSGEYCRKCPKIDNENESQLK, encoded by the coding sequence ATGAATCCATATCTCTTGACAGACTTATGGAAAGAGACGGTAGAGGATCATTCGATTTTGCTTGGTGAGCCCCCTGAACATAGTGTCCGTACCATTGCTTTGAGTGAGTTGCATGACGAAGAGGCGTGTCGAGAGTATATCCGCTGGTTTCAGGACTATATCGATGCACCAGACATGAAGGTTGCTGCTTCCATGTTAGCCAAGCGGCTTGGCTATCTATGGACGACTCCGCTCGTGACCGCGATGACGTTTCATCATCAGCATGTAACCTTTCAGCTGGAGAACAGCTTTCTCTATCATCCGAAGCTCGAAGAGCATGAAGAGGGTACGCGTTTTCCTTTTCTAGCGGTGAACGGACTTCAAGCAGAAGCTTTAACAGGAGACCGAGCATTGTGGCGGGAAAAAGTGGCCCAGGAGATGTTTGCGGTGCAGCTTACACCACTGTTAAAGACGCTTACTGCGGTTGCACCTCTTTCCATGAGTATTCTCTGGGAGAATATCATGGTACGCATTGGCCCACTTTATATACCTGATGAAGACGAGATAGAGCGGGGAAGAAAGCACGTTCAGGCGGATTTTTCATATCTGACGCAAGTGGCATCCGGGCAGGTATTTGGTGTGAGAAAGAATCCGTTGACCCGCTTCACCGAATGCAAAGACAATGGCTACGTTGCCAAAAGCGAGCGGATCACCTGCTGTTTTTACTACCAGATGTCAGGGGAATATTGCAGGAAATGTCCGAAAATTGACAATGAGAATGAATCTCAATTAAAATGA